Within the Eucalyptus grandis isolate ANBG69807.140 chromosome 1, ASM1654582v1, whole genome shotgun sequence genome, the region aataagaaaaattttaaaattttaaaaatgaaaaattaagaaaatttaaaaattaaaaaattaaaaaaaaaaaagggggatcGAACGGGCGCTCCCTCATCgtcgccgccggaagggccgacgacccgtcgcagccctcgcccggatccggcgagggctcacggccCTCCCGCCGCCGGGGAAGGccggccgaccctcccactccgtcgccggccttcccggcgacggcggggaggcggcggcggcgagggagccgcccgttcgacctccccctttttaaattttcttaaactttttaatttttaattttttttttttaatttttaattttttaaaaattttgcttaatttttaaatttttcttaatttttaaaattttaaaatttttcttaattttttaaaattttaaaatttttcttattttttaaaattttttgaatattttaaatttaatttaattaatttttatattattatttacacgtagacacgaaacggcatcgcttttgcattttctccgccacgtcagcgtgcaaaacgacgccgttttggaccaagctTCCGCCgaaagtcgccacgtaagccatttggtCGGATCTTCGCCGAGTGGCACTTAAGGGTGcgcatgagaacatttcttggctgggaacaatttcttttcaaaaatagttcttttctatttctattcgggaacaatttcaatgtaaaaaacccgtttgataactacataaaatttttactctagaaatagaaaaaaatagaaatgcgtttggtaaaaaacagtttttttgttatatttatttgtttttttttttttttgttttagaccgccggacgccgccgccgccgcacgtcCGCCGGTCGACCGCCACCGGCCGATCCGCCGCCGCCGATTGTCGCCGCACGGCCCATCGGCCCGCCGTCGACCGCGGACGCCGTGCGGCAATCGGCGTCCGGCGGTCGATGGCGGGCGATGGGCCGTGCGGCGGCaatcgggcggcggcggccggtcggcggcggtcggccggcGAGGACGTGCGGCGGCAGCGGCGTCACGCGGCGTccgcgacggcggcggcgatggcgtcCGGCGGCATCCGGCGACGACTCGCGGCGGTGCCGATCGATCGGCCTCCCGGCGGCAGCGACGGCAACTTCGCCgcgcggcgaccggcggcggcgggcggcgcggcgtccggcggcgacCCGGCGGCGGGCGGGTCAATcggcctccggcggcggcgcggccGCGATCGGCCGGCGGCGGTCGGTCGGCCTctgcccggcggcggcggcggcgacgtcggccggcggtggcggcggtcggCCGCGGCGCGGCGGCGGGGCAGCAGCGAGTAGCGATCAACATCGGTCAATGATAGTcaacaagagaagaataaaagaaaaaaattaacttatttcttaaacttgttccgggaacaagaagcaacttttttacttctcatttctattccaaaaccattcccgggctaactttttgttcccaacaaaaactaacttgcagttatcaaacaggtttctattcttttttgttccagggaagagaagaatagaaattttgggctGGGGAAGGTTACCATGCAGACCCTTAGTAGTTAAGACTTGTGCTACTCTTTATATAGCACATTATCTCACCACATCTAGGCAATGTAGGACTCAATTCATTCCTGCCTCCAAGCCATCCTAGAGTTGGAACCGCATCTTATCCAAGCCCTCTCTAGCCCTAGCAATGACTCCCGCCCTCGTCGGATCGGATTGTTACACAAAGTAGCCCAACAGCGGGATGTGCTGGGTGAAGAGCGATATCCATAGTTATGGGGTGACCACCTCGAATTCATCAGCGGTAAGGATCAGTTCTCCGGGGCTGCTGCTACCTAAATTGGCACGCGTGCTTTTCGAAGATAAAGAATTGGAAAGGCGGAGTTGGAAAGGCTAGTCGATGCTGAAAAAAGGAGCGGAAAGCGAAGTCAAGAAAACCATCCAGCTAGCTCTACTTTGCACGCAACTCAACCAGAAGGACAACCTAATATGGTTGATGTAGTCCAAATTCTTGAAGGGGCTGTTAGCTCGAAGAAGAAGTGAGAGGAGTACCAAAATGATGGCAGCCCAAACTTCAATATGGACATGGCAGACTCCGCATCTTCTCTCTGCAAGAAGACTTACCAATACCACATCCCCGAAAATTGTTTCGTGGAGTTGTTGCTCAGCTAAAAGATCACCGATGAGAGTGTCCTGATTCTAAGAATTGCACCTTCTATTGTAACCTAGATAATGATTGTGCTGTTTTTATGCTATTCTAATTATGTTCATTTGGTAGTTCTTTGGTTGTTACACAGTGAGACACTTCGTCCATTTTCTTTGACTGTGTTAAAAATTTGGGTGTGTGTGCATGCAAAAGCATGATTTTGATATTAATTATAGTTTTTTATTAGtgatgtgtgcaagtgtataATATAGTTTGTAGTGAATGGATAAGGAACAAGATAGGATAATTGAAGGATGCAGAACATGGGATAtgggaaattattttattaaatgaacAAAATAGTTTGATGGAGGTATTGGTGCTCACCCCAACATGATTCATGGTGGAGGTTTAAGACCTCTCACGGTGGAACCACATAAGGTGGAGGATTCACCTCACACCAGGTGCATGAATTATTCTAGGCTCTTTTTAAAGAGCAACGCCACCTACTACAAGCATGACAATTTGACTTTTTCACCGCCATAGTACAACTGCAAGACATTAAACGTGTGGAACGCCACTAGGCTTGTTGTGTCTGAATGCAATTCAGCCCATTTCATCGGATGACGCTGGCATGACAATTTTGACAGAGTCATGAATCCAACAAGTCGTACATCATGCCTGTTATCTCCCGCCGACCCCTTGGACAGAGTCATGAATCCAACAAGTCGGCCGTCTCCACAAAACGTGTGGAACCCCACTAGGCTTGTTTTCATTGGCTTGGATAAGAGCAGGCGTGCCTCGTTTTAGGATTTTACTAAGAAGCATCCTCTGCAGGCTTGACAGACCACCAAAAATAGAATTCTGAATATCCAGACTCACCTCAGGCTCACCTCTGCAGCTCTTCTTCCGTCCTTCTTCTGTTCCCGtcggcaaaaaaataaattcgaGCAATCCAAGCTTAATTTCGGAGGAGAGTGGTGTTTCAGAAGGGCGACGAACCATGCCGTTCAAGTTTTCAACAATCAATCTCACTGAAGATCCTCCCGATTTTGATCTGCATTCGCCACCTGCTTCTTGGTCATCAACGATTTGTCTGCCACTTAATTCCGCTGGCTGCAGTTTCATCAAATCTAAAACATCCTGCCAGGTCGCTGCTGGAGCTTCTCTGCGCTTGGCTAAGCCAGCTTCCAACTTTGGTTGCTGGAGTCCAAGCGAATCGATCCAATGTCCCGAGGAAGGACGCCTTAAAAGGTTCACTGTCCGTGAGCTCAAGGTCGCTACCAACGACTTCAGTGAGACAAAGAAGGTAGGCAAGGGTGGGTTTAGTTGTGTGTACGAAGGACTCTTGGGGAACGGCTCCAGAGTGGCGATAAAAAGACTCACTAGACATCCCGCTCTGGGATTGATACTCCGTGCTGAAGTGAAGTTGGGGAATATGATTTGGCATAGGAATCTGCTTCCTGTTCATGGCTTTTGTTTGTCATCGAAACATGGAGAATACACGCTCGTGTACACTTTCATGGTGAATGGAAGCCTAGACTCCCTTTTAAGAGGACAGTCAACGAAGAAGCCCTCACTAGATTGGCCCACCAGGAAGAAGATAGCAATTGGAGCTGCGAGAGGGATTTCCCACTTGCATGATCTGAGAATCATTCACCGGGACATTAAACCAGCTAACATACTGTTGGATGAGGACTTTGAGGCTCGTATTGGAGATTTTGGATTGGCCTTGTTCATGGACGACCACAAGGAGAAGGCTGTTTCCGTAGGAGAACCGAATGGTGAAGACGCTTATTTCATCTCCAGCACAATGGGGACAATTGGTTACATGGATCTAGGGAGCTTTAGTGGAAGATACTCAGTAAAGAGCGATGTTTATGGGTTTGGCATGACGCTTCTTGAACTGATAAGTGGTCGAAGTGTTTGCGAAACAACCTGCCTCGATGGAAATGAACTGGTGCTGCCTCAATTGGCCCATGCCCTTCTGAAGAACGAAAAGCTGGAAACGCTAGTTGACACCAACATGCCGGGCGGCTATAACGAGAGTGAAGTCGAGA harbors:
- the LOC120286828 gene encoding circumsporozoite protein-like, which produces MAGDGPCGGNRAAAAGRRRSAGEDVRRQRRHAASATAAAMASGGIRRRLAAVPIDRPPGGSDGNFAARRPAAAGGAASGGDPAAGGSIGLRRRRGRDRPAAVGRPLPGGGGGDVGRRWRRSAAARRRGSSE
- the LOC104444445 gene encoding BRASSINOSTEROID INSENSITIVE 1-associated receptor kinase 1; translated protein: MPFKFSTINLTEDPPDFDLHSPPASWSSTICLPLNSAGCSFIKSKTSCQVAAGASLRLAKPASNFGCWSPSESIQCPEEGRLKRFTVRELKVATNDFSETKKVGKGGFSCVYEGLLGNGSRVAIKRLTRHPALGLILRAEVKLGNMIWHRNLLPVHGFCLSSKHGEYTLVYTFMVNGSLDSLLRGQSTKKPSLDWPTRKKIAIGAARGISHLHDLRIIHRDIKPANILLDEDFEARIGDFGLALFMDDHKEKAVSVGEPNGEDAYFISSTMGTIGYMDLGSFSGRYSVKSDVYGFGMTLLELISGRSVCETTCLDGNELVLPQLAHALLKNEKLETLVDTNMPGGYNESEVEKTVRLALLCTQFNPIKRPYMAEAVLYLRGIISLEERWEEYQTDATMQSGKPNLDSSSSDSTSCHSEEELSGGG